Proteins found in one Quercus robur chromosome 2, dhQueRobu3.1, whole genome shotgun sequence genomic segment:
- the LOC126708148 gene encoding glutaredoxin-C6 yields the protein MQGLRRCSDDLVRLDLTSLSSPSSSGGGGGGGPQPPPPPSSSSSSSSSMLSIDVAESAEARIRRLISEHPVIIFSRSSCCMCHVMKKLLATIGVHPTVIELDDHEIAALPSDDSDSGSPQPRNPAAPSVFIGGTCIGGLESLVALHLSGQLVTKLVQVGALWV from the coding sequence ATGCAAGGGCTACGGCGTTGCTCAGACGACCTCGTGAGGCTCGACCTGACAAGcctatcatcaccatcatcatcaggaggaggaggaggaggaggaccccaaccaccaccaccaccatcatcatcttcttcttcatcatcatctatGCTATCGATCGACGTGGCGGAATCAGCAGAGGCAAGGATCAGGAGGCTGATATCGGAGCACCCAGTGATTATCTTTAGCCGATCCTCATGTTGCATGTGCCACGTGATGAAGAAGTTGCTAGCCACCATCGGGGTCCACCCTACCGTTATCGAATTAGATGACCATGAGATCGCAGCTCTACCCTCCGATGACTCTGATTCCGGCTCGCCACAACCTCGTAACCCAGCTGCCCCTTCTGTCTTCATTGGTGGCACTTGCATCGGTGGCCTTGAGTCACTCGTTGCTCTCCACCTCAGTGGCCAACTCGTCACTAAGCTCGTCCAAGTTGGTGCTCTCTGGGTATGA